A portion of the Flavobacterium limnophilum genome contains these proteins:
- a CDS encoding group III truncated hemoglobin: MKTDIKNRADIEKLVDVFYGKVREDAAISCFFNDVAKVNWENHLPTMCDFFENILLSSGNYEGNPMDAHEKLHKKSEVKVEHFQHWIVLFDTTVDELFVGAKAEEIKQRATNIAAAMMHKAHR; encoded by the coding sequence ATGAAAACAGATATCAAGAATAGGGCAGACATTGAGAAGTTGGTTGATGTTTTTTACGGAAAAGTAAGGGAGGATGCGGCAATCAGCTGTTTTTTTAATGATGTCGCCAAAGTAAACTGGGAAAATCATTTGCCTACAATGTGTGATTTTTTTGAAAACATTTTGCTGTCTTCTGGAAATTATGAAGGAAATCCGATGGATGCCCACGAGAAATTACACAAAAAAAGTGAAGTAAAAGTAGAACATTTTCAACATTGGATTGTCTTGTTTGATACCACTGTCGATGAATTGTTTGTAGGTGCAAAAGCCGAGGAAATCAAGCAAAGAGCCACCAATATTGCTGCAGCAATGATGCACAAGGCGCATAGATAA
- a CDS encoding fasciclin domain-containing protein, which produces MKKTIQLMLITCFVAAFGCKQNSESTTETSTETTEVQATGQSSVQDETSAPNIVQVASGSKDHTTLVAAVKAAGLVDALSNAGPFTVFAPTNAAFDKLPAGTVEGLLKPEKKEDLANILGYHTYVGTLKTEYMQDSQEFDMVFGGKVKITKKGDKTFVNGSEIVASIPTSNGIIHVIGDVLLPK; this is translated from the coding sequence ATGAAAAAAACTATCCAATTGATGTTAATTACCTGTTTTGTTGCCGCTTTTGGTTGCAAACAAAATAGCGAATCCACAACAGAAACCTCAACCGAAACCACGGAAGTCCAAGCTACAGGCCAATCGAGTGTCCAAGACGAAACTTCGGCACCAAACATTGTGCAGGTTGCCTCTGGAAGCAAAGACCACACTACGCTTGTTGCAGCCGTAAAAGCCGCCGGATTGGTAGATGCCTTGAGCAATGCTGGTCCATTCACCGTTTTTGCGCCAACAAATGCCGCTTTTGACAAACTTCCTGCAGGAACTGTAGAAGGTTTATTGAAACCCGAAAAAAAGGAAGACTTGGCCAATATCCTAGGTTATCATACTTATGTGGGCACCTTGAAAACAGAATATATGCAAGACAGTCAAGAGTTCGACATGGTCTTTGGCGGTAAAGTAAAAATCACCAAAAAAGGAGACAAAACCTTTGTCAACGGTTCAGAAATCGTGGCTTCCATTCCAACATCAAACGGGATTATTCACGTGATTGGCGATGTATTACTTCCAAAATAA